The Bradyrhizobium guangxiense genomic sequence GATCGCCAGGAATCCGTTCTTCTGCCCGGACAAGGACAAGGCGGCGTTCTTCGAGACCTACCTCGACGGTATCCGCAAGAGCGGCTCTTCGATCGGCGCGGTGATCGAGATCGTCGCCGAAGGCGTGCCAGCCGGACTTGGCGCGCCGATCTACGCCAAGCTCGATTCCGATCTGGCGGGAGCGATGATGACCATCAACGCGGTGAAGGGCGTCGAGATCGGCGCCGGCTTCGGCGCCGCCGAGCTGACCGGCGAGGAGAACGCCGACGAGATGCGTACCGGCAATGACGGCACGCGCTTCCTGTCCAACCATGCCGGCGGCGTGCTGGGCGGGATCTCCACCGGACAGCCGGTGGTGGTGCGTTTCGCGGTGAAGCCGACCTCGTCGATCCTGCAGCCGCGCCTCACCGTCGACCGCAAGGGCGCTGATACCGAGATCTTCACCAAGGGCCGCCACGATCCCTGTGTCGGCATCCGCGCCGTCCCCGTCGGCGAAGCCATGATGGCCTGCGTGCTGGCCGACCATTTCCTGCGCGATCGTGGGCAGGTGGGACGCTAGTTGCTTCACCCCTCCCGTCGGGAGAGGTGAAGACCCGCGGGCGGGCGAGCGTTCATGTCGCGGTACCAGCCCACCGTGCGGCTTGACGATCCCGCAACTTCGTCCGCAAATGCGGGCATGCAAAATTCCGAGCTCCAGCGCATCACCAACTGGCTGATCGACGGCGCGAGGTCGTCGGAAACCCCGGCCGAGATGATCGCGGACGTCTGCGAGCATCTGGTCGAAGCCGGTCTGCCGCTCTGGCGGTTCGGCATCTTCATCCGCACGTTGCATCCTGAGATCTTCGGCCGCAACTTCATCTGGCGGCAAGGCGAGGAGGTCGAGATCGGCACCGTCGATTTCGACATCCTGGACACGCCGGAATTCGCCGCAAGCCCGCTCCGCATCGTGTTCGAGCAGGGGATCGAAGTCAGGGCGCGCATCGATCCCGGCAACGAACGCTTTCCCATCGTCAACGACATGCGGGCCGAAGGAGCGACCGACTACATCGCGGTGCCGATGCCGTTTCTCGACGGCTCGGTCCACGCCACGAGCTGGGTGACGCGGCATCCCGGTGGCTTCACCGACGACCACATCGCGGCGATCCGCTCCATCGTGACGCCGCTCGCGCGCATCAGCGAGATCATCAGCCTGCGCCGCACCGCCGAGATGCTGCTCGACACCTATGTCGGCAACCGCGCCGGCGCGCGCATCCTCGGCGGCCAGATCCGCCGCGGCCACAACGACACCATGCAGGCCGCGATCTGGCTCTCGGATCTGCGCGGCTTCACCGCGCTGTCGGACCGGCTGCCGCCCGAGACGGTGGTGCAGATCCTCAATCATTATTTCGACTGTCAGGTCAGCGCGATCCGCGGCCATGGCGGCGAGGTGCTGAAGTTCATGGGCGACGGCCTGCTCGCGGTGTTTCCGATCGACGAATATGTCGGCGACGCCGCGCATGTCTGCACGCGCGTTCTGGAGGCCGCGCGTGAATCCCGTGCCAGCGTCGAGGCACTGGCCTTTCCGGTCGGCGAAGCCATCGAGCGCTTCCGCTTCGGCGTCGCGCTGCATGTCGGCAACATCCTCTATGGCAATATCGGCGGCGGCAACCGCCTCGACTTCACCTGCATCGGACCCGCGGTCAACCTTGCCGCCAGGCTGGAGAAGATCACGGGGCGCTTGGGGCGGACCGTCGTGGCTTCGGAAGGCTTTGCCAATGCCTGCCGCCACGATTGGCGCGAGCTCGGCGAGTTTCCGATCGCGGGCTTGTCCAAGGCACAGCGGGTGTACGGGCTGGCGGAAGAGACGCCGGCGCTGGTTGGTTGAGCCGCTATTCCTCCGGCTCGGTCGTGAACAGCAGCGGATAGCCCTTGGCGCGGCCGGCGTCGGTGGCGCGCGTCGCCTTGGTCTCGGCGACGTCCTTGGTGAACACCGCGACGACGCAGGCCCCCAGCTTGTGCGCGGTGATCATCACCTTGTAGGCCTGATCCTCCGTCATGCGGAACTCGGCCTTCAGCACCATGGTGACGAATTCGCGCGGCGTATAGTCATCGTTGATCAGGATGACCTTGTGCAGCCGTGGCCGCTCGACCTTGGTCTTGGTCCTGGTTTTCGGCTTGGTGACGGTGTCGTTCATTCCGCCTCCTGGACACGGCGGGCTCGGTTCCTGCCGCGGCGATCAGCTCGCGGCCTTCTCACCATATTGCAGGACCTGCACCTTCTCCAAGGTGATCAGCCCGCTCGACATCATGCCGTCCAGGATGGGCAGGAATGCGTTGACGTTGTCCTCGCTGTCGACGATCTCGATCAGCAGCGGCAAATCTTCCGACAGCCGCAGGATCTTCGAGGTGTGCAGCCGACTCGACTTGCCGAAACCCATCGGCCCGCGCAGCACTGTGGCGCCGGCGAGGTGCAGCTCGCGCGCCTTGATCACAATCGCTTCATAGAGCGGCTTGCCTTCGAAATGGTCGCTCTCGCCGATGAAGATCCGGAGCGAAACTGCCTGATTGGGAATTTGCATGCTCAGCTCCTTGTCAAGCGGTTGTAGCGGTTCGCCATCATATGACCGATCCATACCGACACCAGCCAGCAGATCACGGATGCGGCGATGTAGGCGAGCGCGGTGTATTTCATTCCGCCGTGGAACAGGCGGAAGGTCTCCAGGCTGAAGGTCGAAAAAGTGGTGTAGCCCCCGCAGAACCCGGTCATGACGAATTGCCGGTGCTCGGGCCGCGCCAGCATGCGGCCGTCGGGGCCGGTCAGCGTCGCGTAGAAGCCGATGATCAGCGATCCCGTCGCGTTGATGAACAGCGTCGCGAAGGGAAAGCCCGGCCCGGTGTCGAGCGTAAGCCCGACGAGATAACGCGTCAGGCCGCCGACGATGCTGCCGGCGGCGACCCAGGCATAGAGCAGCGCAACGCGCCAGCGCTCGGCGGGAGAGTTCATCGGCCTCTAGCCTCCCAGACCGTCCGCAAGGACGAAGCCGCAGCTGACGGCGGTAAGGCACAGTCCGACCGAGAACAGGATATTGCCGAGCGCATGCATCGGCTCGCCGCTGCGCGCAAGCGTCAGCGTTTGCAGGCTGAAGGAGGACACCGTGGTGTAGCAGCCGAGAAAGCCGGTGACCGCGAACAGCCATGGGTTGGGCGATGCGAATACCGAACCAGGATGGGTTGCCAGCGCGCCAAAGATGCCGATCAGGAAGGCGCCGGTGACATTGATCGTCATGGTCCCCCAGGGAAAGGTTTCGCCGAGCCGACGCGCGATCACACCGGAGACGAAATAGCGCGCGCAGCCGCCGAGGGCGCTGCCGATCATGATCGCGATTGCCCCGCTCAGCACGATGAACGCTCCCCCGTCATCATTTGTCCTTCGTTGCGAGACCGTCGCCGACGGCCAGTAGCCCCAGCAGCGAAACCAGCGCGAAGCCGAGCCCCGCAAGGAACGTTCCTGCCGGACCATAGGCGTCCCACAGCGCGCCCGCGATCACGCTCGCGGCCAGCAAGGCGAGGCCGGTGAACAGGTTGAAATAGCCGAACGCGGTGCCGCGCAGGCTGGGCGGGGCAGCGTCGGCGACTAGGGCCGAGAGCAGGCCTTGTGTCAGTCCCATATGCAGCCCCCACAGCACGACGCCGAGCGCGAGGCCGGCAAGGCTTCCCAGCAGTGCGAGCGCGAGATCGGCACACGCGAGGAAGACGAGGCCCAGCGCGAGCAGGCCGGTGCGGTTGATCCGGTCCGAGAGCACGCCGGCCGGATAGGCCGACAGGGCGTAGACGATGTTCATCAGCACCAGCACCGCCGGCACCCACATCGCATTGAGCCCGATGTTCTGTGCGCGCAGGATCAGAAAGGCCTCGCTGAAGCGCGCGAGCGTGAAGACGACGCCGACGGCCACGACACGCCAATAGACCGCTCCGAGCTGCCGCATCGCGGCGACATTGAGCGGATTTTTGGCCGGCTCTCGGCTCGGATCCGGCTCCGGCTCGCGCACCGCAAACGCGATCAAGCCG encodes the following:
- the aroC gene encoding chorismate synthase encodes the protein MSFNTFGHMFRVTTFGESHGVAIGCVVDGCPPMIPLTEADIQKDLDRRRPGQSRFTTQRQEPDQVKILSGVMAHPETGVQVTTGTPIGLLIENTDQRSKDYSEIKDKFRPGHADFTYEAKYGLRDYRGGGRSSARETAMRVAAGAIARKVIPDVKVRGALVQIGPHKIDRAKWEWDEIARNPFFCPDKDKAAFFETYLDGIRKSGSSIGAVIEIVAEGVPAGLGAPIYAKLDSDLAGAMMTINAVKGVEIGAGFGAAELTGEENADEMRTGNDGTRFLSNHAGGVLGGISTGQPVVVRFAVKPTSSILQPRLTVDRKGADTEIFTKGRHDPCVGIRAVPVGEAMMACVLADHFLRDRGQVGR
- a CDS encoding adenylate/guanylate cyclase domain-containing protein produces the protein MQNSELQRITNWLIDGARSSETPAEMIADVCEHLVEAGLPLWRFGIFIRTLHPEIFGRNFIWRQGEEVEIGTVDFDILDTPEFAASPLRIVFEQGIEVRARIDPGNERFPIVNDMRAEGATDYIAVPMPFLDGSVHATSWVTRHPGGFTDDHIAAIRSIVTPLARISEIISLRRTAEMLLDTYVGNRAGARILGGQIRRGHNDTMQAAIWLSDLRGFTALSDRLPPETVVQILNHYFDCQVSAIRGHGGEVLKFMGDGLLAVFPIDEYVGDAAHVCTRVLEAARESRASVEALAFPVGEAIERFRFGVALHVGNILYGNIGGGNRLDFTCIGPAVNLAARLEKITGRLGRTVVASEGFANACRHDWRELGEFPIAGLSKAQRVYGLAEETPALVG
- the clpS gene encoding ATP-dependent Clp protease adapter ClpS gives rise to the protein MNDTVTKPKTRTKTKVERPRLHKVILINDDYTPREFVTMVLKAEFRMTEDQAYKVMITAHKLGACVVAVFTKDVAETKATRATDAGRAKGYPLLFTTEPEE
- a CDS encoding DUF190 domain-containing protein codes for the protein MQIPNQAVSLRIFIGESDHFEGKPLYEAIVIKARELHLAGATVLRGPMGFGKSSRLHTSKILRLSEDLPLLIEIVDSEDNVNAFLPILDGMMSSGLITLEKVQVLQYGEKAAS
- the crcB gene encoding fluoride efflux transporter CrcB; the protein is MNSPAERWRVALLYAWVAAGSIVGGLTRYLVGLTLDTGPGFPFATLFINATGSLIIGFYATLTGPDGRMLARPEHRQFVMTGFCGGYTTFSTFSLETFRLFHGGMKYTALAYIAASVICWLVSVWIGHMMANRYNRLTRS
- the crcB gene encoding fluoride efflux transporter CrcB, coding for MLSGAIAIMIGSALGGCARYFVSGVIARRLGETFPWGTMTINVTGAFLIGIFGALATHPGSVFASPNPWLFAVTGFLGCYTTVSSFSLQTLTLARSGEPMHALGNILFSVGLCLTAVSCGFVLADGLGG
- a CDS encoding MFS transporter, translating into MTTTTPNAERAGLPRGIWVLGFVSMLMDISSEMIHALLPVYLVTVLGASTLTVGFIEGIAEATASITKIFSGALSDWLGRRKLLAALGYGLAAATKPLFPLAPSVGWLVAARFVDRVGKGIRGAPRDALIADIAPAGLRGASFGLRQSLDTFGAFVGPLVAIGLMWWTVDNFAAVFWVAVLPAFLSFGLIAFAVREPEPDPSREPAKNPLNVAAMRQLGAVYWRVVAVGVVFTLARFSEAFLILRAQNIGLNAMWVPAVLVLMNIVYALSAYPAGVLSDRINRTGLLALGLVFLACADLALALLGSLAGLALGVVLWGLHMGLTQGLLSALVADAAPPSLRGTAFGYFNLFTGLALLAASVIAGALWDAYGPAGTFLAGLGFALVSLLGLLAVGDGLATKDK